From the Maioricimonas rarisocia genome, one window contains:
- a CDS encoding MotA/TolQ/ExbB proton channel family protein: MNSVLEWSGPVIYTALGIAALYGVFCVVLLIRKIQQKRFSSESAAEQFLDDVRGRLQKRDFDGVADMCDSPPYWSKATPQMILYALGHRDRGPNKLRQLLAEKFERDVLADLEYRHSWIGTIVKTAPMLGLLGTVSGMILAFAKIAVAQEGGTNPSVLAEDISLALFTTAMGLTVAIPLTLLGAMVQVRIGKLTDAVQEHVSIFMHDLEAALSD; this comes from the coding sequence ATGAACTCGGTCCTCGAGTGGTCCGGCCCCGTCATCTACACGGCACTCGGCATTGCCGCGTTGTACGGGGTCTTCTGCGTCGTGTTGCTGATCCGGAAGATCCAGCAGAAGCGATTCTCCAGCGAGAGTGCCGCCGAACAGTTTCTGGACGACGTCCGCGGTCGACTCCAGAAACGGGACTTCGACGGAGTCGCCGACATGTGCGATTCCCCGCCTTACTGGTCCAAGGCGACGCCGCAGATGATCCTCTACGCACTCGGCCACAGAGACCGCGGCCCCAACAAGCTGCGGCAACTGCTGGCCGAGAAATTCGAGCGGGACGTTCTGGCCGACCTCGAGTATCGGCACTCCTGGATCGGCACCATCGTGAAGACGGCTCCGATGCTGGGGCTGCTCGGAACGGTCAGCGGCATGATTCTGGCGTTCGCGAAGATCGCGGTCGCCCAGGAGGGAGGCACCAATCCCAGCGTCCTCGCCGAAGACATCAGTCTCGCGCTCTTCACGACGGCCATGGGATTGACCGTGGCGATTCCACTGACGTTGCTGGGAGCGATGGTGCAGGTCCGCATCGGCAAGCTGACGGACGCCGTGCAGGAACATGTGAGCATCTTCATGCATGATCTGGAAGCGGCTCTGAGCGACTGA
- a CDS encoding ExbD/TolR family protein gives MPILFRCHQCQQLMSIARRRAGAEVPCPSCGETLVVPDEQSKEALPVSAAPEAPSDCHDRTMSIVPDDDEDEEIEFRLRRPLGDASGLDMTPMVDVTFLLLIFFMITASFSIQKSMQTQPPESKEEGVSQTVTLDDLADTSVIVEIDADDRIRVDDQPVAGFAQLVDVLAGKLVNESKNELLIEPDARCTHGAVVAVMDAGLEVGMQRIRRVTRNAED, from the coding sequence ATGCCCATTCTGTTTCGCTGTCACCAATGCCAGCAGTTGATGAGCATCGCCCGCCGGCGTGCCGGGGCCGAAGTCCCCTGCCCTTCGTGCGGCGAGACGCTGGTGGTCCCGGACGAACAGTCGAAAGAGGCCCTGCCGGTCAGCGCGGCCCCCGAAGCGCCATCCGACTGTCACGACCGGACAATGTCCATCGTGCCTGACGATGACGAGGACGAAGAGATCGAGTTCCGGTTGCGGCGTCCCCTGGGGGATGCGTCCGGCCTGGACATGACGCCGATGGTCGATGTGACGTTTCTGCTGCTGATTTTCTTTATGATCACGGCATCGTTCAGCATTCAGAAATCGATGCAGACGCAGCCCCCCGAGTCGAAGGAGGAAGGCGTCTCGCAGACGGTCACGCTCGACGACCTTGCCGACACGTCGGTGATTGTCGAGATCGATGCTGATGACCGCATCCGCGTGGACGATCAACCGGTCGCGGGCTTCGCCCAGCTTGTCGATGTCCTCGCAGGAAAACTCGTCAACGAAAGCAAGAACGAACTGCTGATCGAACCGGATGCCCGCTGCACCCATGGTGCGGTCGTGGCCGTGATGGACGCCGGTCTGGAAGTGGGCATGCAGCGCATTCGCCGCGTGACCCGCAACGCGGAAGACTGA
- a CDS encoding ExbD/TolR family protein codes for MARGLYSHQSSRRRVPVDDDLDITPMIDVTFLLLIFFMVTSTMQSPSALHVPPAKHGAGVEIRDSSVISIFNTEGQPEIYLADGERKNGPVSVGDVVPYVQAGVAEQKTNVIIKADRDIPSGIVEEVARAAAEVEGVSGFFVGVEDKSQ; via the coding sequence ATGGCCAGAGGACTGTATTCCCATCAGAGCAGTCGTCGTCGCGTTCCGGTCGACGATGATCTGGACATCACGCCCATGATCGACGTGACGTTCCTGCTGCTGATTTTCTTCATGGTGACCTCGACGATGCAGTCTCCTTCGGCCCTGCACGTCCCGCCGGCGAAACATGGAGCGGGGGTCGAGATCCGCGATTCCTCGGTGATTTCGATCTTCAACACCGAAGGGCAGCCGGAAATCTACCTGGCCGACGGCGAACGAAAAAACGGGCCGGTTTCCGTCGGCGATGTCGTCCCGTACGTGCAGGCGGGCGTGGCCGAGCAGAAGACCAACGTCATCATCAAGGCGGACCGTGACATCCCCTCCGGCATCGTGGAAGAAGTGGCCCGTGCGGCAGCGGAGGTGGAAGGCGTCAGCGGATTCTTTGTCGGAGTGGAAGACAAGTCGCAGTAG